Within Triticum dicoccoides isolate Atlit2015 ecotype Zavitan chromosome 1B, WEW_v2.0, whole genome shotgun sequence, the genomic segment accgactccaaaacagttctaatggcaattttcctccgttttggaatatctaagaaatttggaaagaaagaagtagtccgggaaggacacgaggcctccacgagggtggagggcgcgcccacccttactgggcgcgccccctgtctcgtggccacctcgtgtgccccccggactccgttttcttgcatgttacgtattttggtcggtaaaaattcattatataatctcccgaagggtttgaccaccgtatcacgcaattatcctcttttttcatttcgagctgtttttctgacagatctagagcaccatgacgtctccaagcgctcccaaggacaagtttttcgagagggttatcaacccctatctcgcggaggtgctgcaacaccctcaaaccattgagatgcgtgagggggtgctgcacattcgcgatgtggagggaccaaggtgtAGCGGAAGCATGGAgagaaagctcgaagccatggagcaacaagttttcaagtgccaagggatggtggagcgtggactcaacgccaaccagatgatgatcacggagttcaccaacatccacaagctggatgccaagatcattggggagaccatttttaagcttcaagagaaaatcgagcacctccaagcccagatttatgacctgcaaaaccaaaactgtgagtatgaatatagattcaagaggatgagtttggctacagatttgaggatcccggagactcgatcatccttctatgatggtgagcctatgccttggaagatggacgacaagcctacatcatcaacaactcctacttcaccacctttgaggacataattacatgggtatgggcactccccttggcaactgccaagcttgggggaggtgccccggtatcgtatcaccatcacactcctatctttatcgttttacttagttcgatccttttagtagtatcttgatctagtagattgaagttttggtatgaattagttttgagttttgctttgtgatctctttttgtaatcgagtccgtgagctatctataataaagattagtgttgagtcaagggctttgctatcttgccatgatcttgagaaagtagaaagaataaaaagaataaaagagttcatattgatcttatggatagtaatgacttcacacatagaaagtatgaggcataaaagttgttgagagttgacaaacgtagttttggtcatcgttgcaattaataggaagtaataaggaaagagaggttttcacatgcaaatatactatattggacattttttatgattgtgagcactcattaagtatgacatgctaaaagagttgatgttggacaaggaagacaacgtaatggtttatgttttctcacatctcagctaaagtatgttgtcattgatcttcccaacatgttgagcttgcctttccccctcatgctagccaaattccttgcaccaagtagagatactacttgtgcttccaaatatccttaaacccaatttttgccataagagtccaccatacctacctatggattgagtaagatccttcaagtaagttgtcatattgcaagcaataaaaattgccctctaaatatgtatgacttattagtgcggagaaaataagctttatacgatcttgttatggaagcaataaaagcgacggactgcataataaaggtccatatacaagtggcaatataaagtgacgttcttttgcattaagattttgtgcatccaaccctaaaagcacatgacaacctctgcttccctacgcgaagggcctatcttttactttatgtttttactttatgcttgagtcaatgtgatcttcacctttccctttttcattttatcctttggcaagctcctcgtgtttgaaagatcttgatatatatatccaattggatgtaagttagcatgatattattgttgacatcacccaaaggtgaatacgttgggaggcaacacaataagcccctatctttctcagtgttcggttgaaactccataaccacaagtattgcgtgagtgttagcaattgtagaggactatatgatagttgagtatgtggacttgctgaaaagctctattcttgactctttctgatgttatgataaattgcaattgctttaatgactgagattatagtttgttagttcccaataaagtttctgaaccatacttgacattgtgaattgatcgttacttgagcataagaaatcatatgataagatctatttatgttgctgttataagaatgatcatgatgcctcatgtctgtatttttttattgacacctttatctctaaacatgtggacatatttttcgatatcggcttccgcttgaggacaagcaaggtctaagattgggggagttgatacgtccattttgcatcatgcttttatatcaatatttattgcattatgggctatcatTACATATTATATCTCAgtaattatggctattctctcttattttacaatgtttaccatgaagaggtggaatgccgacagctggaattctggctcaaaaaggagcaaatattggaaacctattctgcacagctccaaaaatcatgGAACTCCacagaagtcagttttggaattaataagaattattgagcgaaggaaacaccagagggggcccacaccctggccaggagggtgggggcgcccccagtaggggtgggcgcgccccctgtctcctgggccccctggtggccctccggtgcccatcttctgctatatgaaggcttttaccctggaaaaaatcagaggcaagcttacaggacgaaactccgccgccacgaagcagaaccttggcggaaccaatctagggctccgacagagctgttctgccggggaaacttcccttcgggagggggagatcatcaccaacgatcctctcatcgggagggggtcaatctccatcaacatgttcaccaacaccatctcctctcaaaccctagttcatctcttgtatccaatcttgtatccaaaaccacaaattggtacccgtgggttgctagaagtgttgattactccttgtagttgatgctaattggtttacttggtggaagatcatatgttcagatccttaatgcatattattactcctctgattatgaacatgaatatgctttgtgagtagttatgtttgttcctgaggacatgggtgaagtcttgctattagtagtcatgtgaatttggtattcgttcaatattttgatgagatgtatgttgtctttcctctagtggtgttatgtgaacgtcgactacatgacacttcaccattatttgggcctagaggaaggcattgggaagtaataagtagatgatgggttgctagagtgacagaagcttaaatcctagtttatgcgttgcttcgtaaggggctgatttggatccatatgtctaatgttgtggttaggtttaccttaatacttcttttgtagttgtgaatgcttgcaataggggttaatcataagtggattgcttgcccaagtaaggacagtacccaagcaccggtccacccacatattaaattatcaaagtaccgaacgtgaatcatatgagcgtgatgaaaactagcttgatgataattcccatgtgtcctcgggagctcttttctcattataagaaattgtccaggcttgtcctttgctacaaaaaggatttggccaccttgctgcactttatttactatcattgcttgttactcgttacaatttatcttatcacaaaactatctgttacctacaatttcagtgcttgcagagaaatccttactgaaaaccgcttgtcatttccttctgctccttgttgggttcgacactcttacttatcgaaaggactacgatagatcccctatacttgtgggtcatcacgtatcccttgagcccttcgaagctgcccttcaagaactcaaatccaccgtgcgctggccccacggtgggcgccaactatcgtggaaaggtcatgacagatgtcctagcaaaaggacttagtcgtggagccatcgcaactaggaagcttaaaggggttaaaacaggacaaaggacacaggagtttatactggttcagccccttgcggtgaaggtaaaggcataatccagtttgaggtggaattgcttatgtctcgattaccagggagcgaatctgcttgacctagttctcgatctgatgttacttgtcctaaactgccgccgggtcgtccttcatatacagaggtcgacacccagcggctcacagagtcccgaccggctcataaacagtgtccggctcggtgactatctattcttgccttacaatacaagtcatacatatatggcagtttatctctacgggccttaaatcgccattgggccttgagctcttaactgaaccgccatcttcaagtatcATCGTGGGCTTCATGTGATGAATCGCCATATgcataacccgacccctcctgggcgggttatactaatagttatatccccaacaattagTCAAAGATTTTGAAATTCTAGAGAATTTTTAATGAAACATCTATAGAAATCCACATGCCCAAGGAAACTCTGCATCCCTTTTATGTCTCATGGATACGACAACTTTTCCATTGCAATTTTTTTctctatccacctcaataccttttCCGGATATTTTGTGACCCATCACAATTTCTTAATTTACCatgaagtgacacttctcccaatttaaAACAAGGTCAGTGTCCTCACACCACAAAAAAACTTTTTAAGACTGTAgaggcaatcatcaaaagaagttttgtAGACAAAGAAAACCGTCCATGGAACTTCCATAATTTCATCCACAAAATCAGCGAATATAGTATTCATGCATGTTTGCAAAGTAGCAGGAGCATTGCAAAATCCAAATGGCATGCAGTGGTAAGAAAATATACCAAAAGGGCAAGCGAACGTAGTTTCTCTTGATCACCGGGATGCACAGATATTTGTGAAAATCCTATCCATCAAGGTAACATAAATGAGCGTGATTTGCCaatatttcaagcatttgatcGATGAAGGGCAATGGATAGTGGTCCTTTCAAGTATCCTTATTTAATCTCCTGAAATTAATGCACATTCTGTACCCAACTATTGTTCTGGTGGGGATTAGTTCATTGTTTTTATTAGGTACCACATTAAAGCCTCCTTTCCGAGGAACGCAATGAACTCGACTTGTTACAAAAATAGTCTATATGATTCCTGCATCAAGTAAACAAATGAGTTCTTTTCCTACACTTCTTTCACTTCAGGATTTAGCTTGATATTCGTGCACCGGTGTAGCCCTTCGTTCATATATATCTGGCATGTGCATATAGAATGACTTATCCCTTTCAAATCATAAATAAAGTACGCGAAGGCCTTCATATCAGCCCAATACTTGGGCTGGATTTGAGGGGTGTAGGATCGGAGAAGATAGGTCTAGAGGGGGAGGGTGAATAGATTCTTAACCAACCAAAGGTGTAATTTTTGTTTTTCTTGGAACTTCGACAGATTTTAGCATTAGTTAAGATATCACCAAGACTTCCTACATATGCATTTCTGAATATAGGGCATCGGAAATAGTAAATCATGTAATAGTGCGGAAAGTAAGGGGTAGAGATGGAAATTCAAATGCAATGAAGACATggtgatttttggcgtggttccaataggtggtgctatcgtacgtccacgttgatggagacgtcaacccatggagggtaacggttgctcgagtccacggagggctccgcccAAGAAcgaccacgaagaagcaaccttgcctatatcatcatggcttacgtccatgaaggactagcctcactccggtagatcttcatgaagtaggggaTCTACTtgccccttacaaacttcttggttcaacttgacaatcttggaggctcccaagtgacacctaaccaatctaggagacaccactctccaaaaggtaatagacggtgttgttgatgatgaactccttgctcttgtgcttcaaatgatagtctccccaacactaaatcactctctcacagatttggctttgGTGTAAAGGGgattgaatggaaagcaacttggagaaggctagaaatcaaggttcaaatggtaggaatggaatctcttggtcttaacacatgagtaggtggttctctctcagaaaatgagtagtaggAGTGGTGgtccgttctgatggctctcttaggGAGTAagtgggggtggaggggtatatatagcctacacccaaagatccaaccgttacaagTCTTTGACCCAACTTGGTGACACCGGATAgaattctcggtgagaccgactagtgCAAAAGATTTGAACGTTGGAGGTTTCGGTGAGACTGAACAgaacatctcggtgtgaccgaagtgcaaTGGCTAGGGCAAGACGTCACTTCAGTAGTTTTGATCGTTTCATATCGGTAATTCCAAAACGAAGCAACTTCATCATAGAAACTTGGttacgccatcttggtgagaccaagatccaTATCGGCTGTACTGAAAAGTTAGGATTTGGCATGTGGCAGTGTATGGGTTCGTCTCGGTGGGTACGGAGGGAATATATGGTGGGACCGAGATGGACATTTAGGGGTTTAGATAAATGAAATGTGGAGAAGTGTTTGAGGATTTGTGGAGCAATATCACTCAACATTTGAGCAACTAAGTCATGATCAAAACATCATCCCCGTTtagtagtattggattttcctacaaactcaatgtgatcttggatcacttaacaaaAAGAATAAAGTCTTGTAGCTTTGCCAATTCTCGTCCTTATGATTTTGAAGGGGTCCACATCTTCATGTCCTTGCCAtgccactgttgaacttatctaaaatatactagataaaagtgttagtccaacaatatgtatgttgacattaattatcaaAACCATCAAGGGAGCAAGTGTGCTTTCAAGGGAAGCTGATCAGTCCGGGCATTTGAGGCGCCCGTCTGGGTGAAAATTTCATGACCAGTCAGTGATCGGGTGGCCCGCCCGGGCTTATGAGGCGGATTTGGGGCGCCCGACTATAGATGCTCTAAGGAACAAAGATGTGTGGTGTGATAAGCTAACAAAAATAGAATTCTTCTGAATTAAAGTTGAATTAAATCAATCATGTGGGCTAACAAAAAAGATtgattttttaacacagtacagatgcaagcgctcatacaCACACgtatacactcacctctatgaatgtgcacacgcacaccctacccatatgaccaccttcgagagactgagccggcatatcatcttgagatttacgaagtcaccataggcacctcgtcgtcgacaggagcgtctccttccactgaaagcgtatcgcccaaaatcttaaaataaatccagaaataatgcgatcACTAGGACTTGAACCTCGGTGGGCTAGGGATACCACTAtcactctaaccatccaaccataggttggttcgcAAAAAACAAGATTGATGATACTGGTATTGGTGGGCTAACAAAAACAGAATTCTTATAGACTAAATTTGACAAGGCCAGTTCTTTGGTCGACTTAAAAATTAAGTCGCCTCTCTTCAGTTTAAAAAATAACCCGCCTTCTAAGTTTGTTGAGATTTTTAAATTAGTTATCCTATAACTAATTTAGAAGCTCCAATGAACAAGAGAGGCAGCTTACGGGAAAAGTTGGAGAGGGAGCGACTTATTTTTTAAGCTGCCAAAAGAATTGGCCATAAACCCGTCAAGATTAATAACACGTGTGCTATTTTGGGCTAAAAAAAGTAAGATTTGTGACATGTGTGCCAACTTATGAGAATCACTCCTCCCCAAAGCCTCACATATGCCGCCTCACGCCTCTActaatgaggacatgactaccttggatacaagCAAAaacattgcatacatgcatatttttgAGGTGATttttaatgcaaactatgcaataatttatttatgttatccaggaAAAAAAATTTCacagacttttgtgccatgtctaattgcaggtgtatggtacatttgtacaatccacatatgaagataagggaaaaagggaagtttaggtgttgttcaaaaagtcctctcacgtcacttttggcccaagagaagatagagtccaagtctttcacgttctggattcagattcatgCTGTACATACATAGTGACTCAAAATGCCAAgatctctttcatccagactccgaattgggtgattcttttttgttggaaagtagatttcatgctctttccaatcCAATGGGATTCACCTTcagattcatccggagcgttgagatattgACGAAGCAATCTGacactgcagcagaatccgagtcaaactacaagtccaaatgtgttgcatcacctccacttgggtccatgggccttgtacgacctagggttggttttaggatgccttgggactccttggccgccacgtcttgcttctatataagtagatccatctactagctttttcctggggatttctttagttaaaagttagccattgtaaTTTCttttactttgtttgtgtccaacgaccagaccaagaccgctttcggatccccatctttatcaatacttcatatatattcgcaatattcagattgtattatcatattcttacttgttcttcgattgcatgtaggaatagaccttcgtggtcaggctgatcgtgttcAGGCATAGTCGGTAACCTcatgagattggtttagcgattgctaaggcgcaacgtcgtgcatgtttgtagtcggatcgtcaaagtcgactccaccaaatcaatagctatcatctcatcgaaagatcgggacaccctcaccTCTATCATCTACTCATCCACCTCAGTGAGCCTCCACCGGTGGCCACTCCTCCTGCGCCCAAGTGGCGGAGCCAGAAAAATTCTATTAGGGGGGCCAAGTGCTCTTAATACAGATTAGGGAGGGCCAAAGCATCAATTTAGCAGCAAAACATCACTAATTTCGCACTGTTCATCAGAAAATATGCAGCAAATAGATGATGTCAGGGGGGcagggcccctgctggtcccccTGTCTCCGTTACTGCCCATGACGACGATGCGGCCAAATTTGGTGTTGACCATCATTACAAGTCCACATGGGATGGCTCATGAAGCGAAGAGGAGAAGTGGCAATATGGATGGGTCGTTAGAGGCGTGCGAGGGTTTGTTTCACCCGCTGCAACACACAATTTTTTTAGTTTATTATTATGTAAAAAACAACTTTTTTAAAGGAAAAAAACCAACTGTTCAAGTACCATGGAACATTTTATCCACCTGATTTTAAAGGAAAAAAAAATCAACTGTTGGTTACACATGTGCTCTTACCCGTTACAGCGTTTATTACTACCACATCGCCGTAACGAGCTTCTCTCGTTTCTTCCTTCCCCTACGCCTACACCACCACTCCTTTGTCCTTACCGGAGAGAGGTCAGCGCTCCTCGCGGCCGCCGCCGAAACCATCCCGGGCGGAGGCGGCCGGCGAAGAGTCACTCCCCCCCTTCGTCGTGAGTAGAAGTGAGTAGTCACCTCCTGCTACTCCCCGCGCTCTCTGCGGTGTCGGAGGTTGACCGCGATCTCAGATCCACCGAATCCGATTCCCCGGCACGATCGAGCCTAGTCGGGAGCCCCTAAACCCTCAATCGTCGGCGGCGCCGCCGAACCACCTAGCCTCCGACTCCCCCCTTTACTGGGTGAGCTCCCCTTTTGCTGTGATCCCACGGGACCCGAGGTGCAACCCGCCCCCTTGTTGGATCGGAGCGTCGACGATGATCGTCGGGAGGAAGAATGCCGGCAAGGCCTCCCCCTTCTTGCTCATCCTCATCTCGGTCGGCTGCTTCTTCGCGACCTACAACTTCCTGACAATGGTGGGCCACAGCCGAAGCGGAGACGGGTCACGCAAATTGCTCGGCGGCGGCGATCAGGGCGGTGCCGCCTCCTTCGGGTCTGGTTCGGACCCGTCGAAGAGGTTCCACGTCGCCCTTACGGCGACGGATGCGCTGTACAGCCAGTGGCAGTCGCGGATAATGTACTACTGGTACAAGCAGATGAGAGTCAGGCCTGGCTCGGATATGGGCGGCTTCACGCGGATCCTTCACTCTGGAAAGCCGGATGGTTTGATGGATGAGATACCCACCTTAGTGGTTGACCCCCTCCCTGAAGGCGCCGATCGGGTGAGGTTTTGGATGTTCCATTTCATACCATTTGTGGAGTTGAAATGAACTCTTGCTAATTTCATGTTTTGCTCAGGGTTACATTGTCCTCAATAGACCCTGGGCATTTGTCCAATGGTTGCAGAAGGCGAAAATCAAGGAGGAGTAAGCATATTTCCTTTTGTCCTTTGTTTGTCTTTACTCAATTATTTAGGTTCATTGGTTTCCTAATAAAACGATTTGCAGTTATATACTTATGGCTGAGCCAGATCATATCTTTGTGAAGCCTTTGCCAAACTTAGCTCACGGTGAAGAACCTGCAGCATTTCCGTTTTTCTACATCAAACCAACTGACAATGAGAAGATACTAAGGAAGTTCTTTCCAGAAGAAAAAGGTCCTGTCTCAAATATCGATCCTATTGGCAACTCCCCTGTGATTATCCAGAAGGTACAACTCTTCTCTTGTGAGAagattagtactccctctgttcacttttataggaCGTTTAGACAATTCAGATAGTGTCCAAAACAGTTCAATGTCAGctgtctaaaacgtcttataaaaaagaacagagggagtagaatactTAGCTGTCCTAAGCTTTATACTTCTGTTACCATGACTGGTTCAGCTATACTAGATGCCAAGATGGCATAATGTGCCAAAACTTTGTTCTTTTAGTAAGTACTATTTCAGTACACTCACCTGGCATGACAATTTTATCCTATTTTGGATGTCCTCAAAATATCTAAGGCCCAGCTTGAGAAGATTGCTCCAACCTGGATGAATGTTTCGCTAAAAATGAAAGAGGATGTGGAGACAGACAAAGCTTTTGGATGGGTCTTGGAAATGTCAGTACAGTTCTATATACTTTTACCTATTGACTGAACATGCGCAAGACTTATTTGGAGCTCCTTTCTATCATATTTATAGGTATGCATATGCTGTTGCAAGTGCATTGCATGGTGTGCACCACAGCCTCCAAAAAGATTTCATGATTCAGGTGCATAGTAATTCTGCCACTTGATAGATTATTCCGTAGTTTGTTTGTGGCAGCTCATATCATCAAATATGTGATTAATTCTCATTGCAGCCTCCATGGGACGCGAAATCAGACAACACATTCATCATCCATTATACTTACGGATGTGACTATTCACTAAAGGTGACTGCTGTTTAACCTTAAACATCTGTCAACATCTTGAAGATGCCCGCCATTGTTCTGTAAAATCTACTACTTTTTtaactaaatataagacgtttttgcagttcaaaaacgtcttatatttagttaCAGAGGTAGTATTTCTCTATTACTGCAACAAACTTGTAACTTTATAAGCTTCTCATGATAGCTTGTTTGTGATTATCTTGTAAAAATGTAGGGTGAGCTGACTTATGGTAAGATCGGGGAATGGCGTTTTGATAAGAGATCTTATCTTCGCTCACCACCACCAAGAAATCTTTCATTACCCCCTCCAGGAGTTCCTGAAAGTGTGGTATGCACATACTGTTTTGCATTTTTTTTCAGCACAACGAAATGCCATTTCCTTCTAAAACTGTTGACTTCACGTCTCTGAAATTTCTGAATTGCCTTGCGTCAAAGTGTAAAATATTATCTTTCTGGCATTCGCAATAGTGTATCCATGTTTAGCCTACTTCTTTATCTCCTGTAAATTGAACTTGTCGTGGGTAAGTGGGTTCTATGTTAATAGACATAGCAAAAACAACCGAATAAGAAGGAATCTTATTGACTCTTCCTGCTGTGAATATTGATTTTGGTCGCGTGATCTTGATCCTTGTATATAACTGATTGTATATATTTTGTAATGGGTGTGGGGCTGGTGATAGTGAGTCATGGCGAGGCGATTACTGTAGTATACCTTTAAAAAAGGGGAAATTGTAGGGGAGGCACCGACAGTAATAAAGCTAATAAGAATAATATATACAAGAGAGGATATGTACAAGGCTGGAAGGGGGTGAGGGGAGGGGGCTATTCAGAAGAACACACATAGACAGGCTTGGCACAGAATTAGCCTTTAGATGGCCCAGCCAAGACCTGAGAGAGGTGGCAAGCTCCTCCCTCGTTCTGTGAGAAAGATGGCAAAGATCCCTCTTGAAATTAAACAACCAAGAGCCCCTACTATGAGTAATGTTGTCAAAGTCTTTTTGCGATTCTTTGCTTCCAAATATTCTATGCCGCAACTGTCAGGACTTCAAAGAAGAAAGGCTTGTTGATCTTGTACTTCACCTGGGAGACCTTTTCCTACAAGGATGGCAGGGAAGATCAAAGTGAATATCAAGAGTATGCCAACAGTTAGAGCTGAAGCTAGAGCCAGAAGAGGTACTCGTGTGTTTCCAGAGCATCAGATCGGCAGAGAGCACAACTGGAGNNNNNNNNNNNNNNNNNNNNNNNNNNNNNNNNNNNNNNNNNNNNNNNNNNNNNNNNNNNNNNNNNNNNNNNNNNNNNNNNNNNNNNNNNNNNNNNNNNNNNNNNNNNNNNNNNNNNNNNNNNNNNNNNNNNNNNNNNNNNNNNNNNNNNNNNNNNNNNNNNNNNNNNNNNNNNNNATCTGAATGTGCTGAAAATAGGCGCTATATATTTTAGAAGAGAATTTTGACCCCAGTGAGAAGGACCAAGAATCAGCCACATCAGGGAAAGATGCAGGCTGGACAGATATTGCCTGAATTCATGGAATTCATCAAAAGCCTAGCTGGACAGAGGAAAATGAAA encodes:
- the LOC119341520 gene encoding hydroxyproline O-arabinosyltransferase RDN2-like — protein: MIVGRKNAGKASPFLLILISVGCFFATYNFLTMVGHSRSGDGSRKLLGGGDQGGAASFGSGSDPSKRFHVALTATDALYSQWQSRIMYYWYKQMRVRPGSDMGGFTRILHSGKPDGLMDEIPTLVVDPLPEGADRGYIVLNRPWAFVQWLQKAKIKEDYILMAEPDHIFVKPLPNLAHGEEPAAFPFFYIKPTDNEKILRKFFPEEKGPVSNIDPIGNSPVIIQKAQLEKIAPTWMNVSLKMKEDVETDKAFGWVLEMYAYAVASALHGVHHSLQKDFMIQPPWDAKSDNTFIIHYTYGCDYSLKGELTYGKIGEWRFDKRSYLRSPPPRNLSLPPPGVPESVATLVKMVNEATANIVGWDDEI